Genomic DNA from uncultured Desulfuromusa sp.:
TGCACAACAAGCCGGACTGGTTTTTGAAGATCAACCCTATAGGGTCGGTACCCGCTTTGCGGCAAGGAGACTTTCTGTTACATGAATCATTGGTGATTAATGAATATGTCAATGAATATTGTGCTGAACCACCCCTACTTCCAGGAACAGTGCAAAAAAGAGCAGAGGCCAGACAATGGATCAACTATGCGAATGCCAGTTTGGTTCCTGCGTTCTACCGATTGCTTAAAGCACAGGATGAAGAAAAGCAGAATCGTAGCCGCGCTGAAATGGGCCGGGTTCTTGAAACGCTGGATAATGAATTACAACGATGCAAGGATGAGGGGCCTTATTGGAACGGCAAACAAGCTGGTCTCACTGATATAGCCTTTTATCCCTGGTTTGAGCGCTGGCCGTTGCTTGAACACTACCGGGGACTGAAGATACCTGATCAGTTTCACTTTCTGCGTGGATGGATTGAACAAATGCAACAGCGGGAAGCTGTTCAATCAGGAGGTGAACCTGCTGAATATTACATTGAGCAATATGCGGCTTATGCTGCAGGAAAGAAGTAGGCAGGGGTGAAAAGAGGGCAGTATATCGACAGTGTAAACTATTTTGTCATTTTCTCTTTCTTAAATTTAAGAAGGATGTAGAGATTGATCACTGGAAGGAGAATGAAGATAATTCTCCAGGCCCAATCGGCTGTCTTTTCAGGAAGACCGGTTTTGAAAAAAACGAAAGTCAGTAAACCAATCATAAATAGGTGTGACAGTATAGCAATAGTTCTCATGCTTATGACTTCCTGAAATTATTAATGAGATGATAAAATCTGTTTAAATGGCAGCTCAACCAATTCTTAGCACCTTGGCTCCACGGATTTTACGTTCCTTGAGTTCAAGCAAGGCGATGTTTGCTGCATCCAGAGGAAACTCCTCATAAGTGGGGTGTAAGGGAATTTCTGCCGCCAGTTTGAGGAACTCCGATACATCCTGACGGGTGACATTGGCAACACTTTTGATTTCTTTTTCTAACCACAAGTCATGTGGATAATCAATTTCGGCAAGCAAGTGGCGATCAAAGTTTTCTTTGCGGATGGCATTGATCACCAAGCGGCCACCGGGCATCAGATGGCGCATGGCACTCATAATCGGCAGCCAGGCAGGGGTTGTGTCGATAATTGATTCAAGGAGTTCGGGAGGCTTGCTTTCTGTCCCTCCCGCCCAGTTTGCTCCAAGTTCAAGGGCAAACTGTTGCTCTTTGTGGCTACGGGCAAAGACATAAATCGGCAAGTCCGGGTATTTTTTCTGCACCAGTTTTAAAACCAGATGGGCTGAAGCTCCGAATCCCGTCAGTCCAAGTGGTCCTCCAGATGCAAGTTTCGCCAAATTTAACGAGCGATAGCCGATGGCCCCGGCACAGAGTAGCGGTGCTGCTTCGGCATCTTTGAAGTTAGCCGGGACAGAGTGGGCAAAGTCAGCAGGAACAACCATATATTCGGCATAACCACCATTGGCATCACGCCCGGTCGCTTTGAATTCCGGGCAGAGATTTTCCAGACCTTGTCGGCACCAGCGACACTTGCCGCATGCCGAATAGATCCAGGCGACGCCAACGCGTTCTCCTATTCGTTCTTGATTGACTTGCCGGCCCACTTTGTCGATCAGTCCGACAGCCTGATGACCAAGAATCATCGGTAGTTCCGGTGGCGGGGTCCGTCCCTCAATTTCATCCAATTCAGTGTGACAAACACCGCAAGCTGTTATTCTGATCCGGACTTCATTGCCGGCGGGTTCCGGAATCGGAATTTCCACTAGTCGCAGAGGCTCTCGTTCCATCTGCAGATTGCAAATTTTTTTCCAGGCTCATAGCCTGCATCATTTCACTCATGGTAAAAATATAACATGTGATTTGTTAAACAGGAGGAATTTTTATACATGTCATGTTTTTTCCTGCTGTTATGATAGATGAAGCCGATCTTCAGCGTCTGCCTTCGGGATAAAAAATCCGGCTGCATTGACCTGCTGAACTTGTCCAGTTACTCTAGAGAAAAGAGATAGAAATTATCTAACCACCATCAAGAAAAAACTTTTAATTTCAACGGTAGCAGATATATACGGAAATGACTGCCGCATCATTTTTACAACTGATTTAGGAACAGACCTATGGAAAGAATTTATCTCGATAACAATGCGACCACCATCGTAGATCCAACAGTCCGCGATGCCATGGAACCCTTTTACTGCCATATGTATGGCAATCCGAATTCACTGCACTCCTTTGGCATTGAGGTGCGTCCTTATCTGCATCAGGCGATGGATCAGCTCTATGCAGGAATCGGTGCTCACGATGAGGATGATATCGTGATCAACTCCTGTGCCACAGAGGGAAACAATACGGTCATCCTTGGTTTCTACTTCAACCTGCTTAAGGATACCCGTAAGAAGCATATTGTCACCACCCAGCTTGAACATCCCTGTATCCGTGAATCTTGCCGATTTCTTGAACAACATGGCGTTAAAGTGACTTATCTGGCTCCTGATCAGGACGGATTAATCACGGCAAAGATGGTTAAAGAAGCGATTACCGACCAGACTGCGCTTGTTTCGGTCATGTGGGCCAACAATGAAACCGGTTTGATTCTACCGATCAAGGAGATTTCTGAGGTCTGCAAGGAGCGAGGCGTCTATCTCCATACCGATGCTGTGCAGGCGATTGGTAAAATCAAAGTCAATCTTAAGGACGTTCAAGTGGATTATCTGACTTTCAGTGCTCATAAATTCCATGGACCCAAAGGGGTCGGCGGTCTTTACATTCGCAAGGGGGCTAGCTTACCACCATTGCTGCATGGTGGTGAGCAAATGGGCGGTCGCCGGTCAGGAACCGTAGATGTCCCGGGGATGGTTGCGATGGGTAAGGCAATGGAGCTGGCCAACACCCATCTTCCTTTTGAGAACACTGAAGTCAGGCGCCTGCGTGATAAACTTGAGGATGCGCTGCTGAGCATTGATGATATTCTTGTGGTCGGTAAGCGGGAGCTTCGCACTCCTAATACCGTTTATGTCAGCATTCGCGGCGTTGAAGGGGAAGCTCTGATCTGGGACCTGAATCAGAATGGTATCGCGGCATCGACTGGTAGCGCCTGTGCTTCCGAATCGCTTGAGGCCAGCCCGATTCTGACCGCTATCGGAGCTGACAGGGAACTTGCCCATACAGGCGTGCGCCTGAGCCTGTCCCGCTTCACAACTGAACAGGAGATTGACTATACCATCTATGCGATCAGTAAAGCGATCACCCGGTTGAGAGGACTGTCAACCTCATATTGAATTATCAGCGGTATACGAATTGTAAGAATAACAGGAGATGACACATGGCAAAAACTGATTTAATCGGTGGCGAACTCTGGGAACAGTATTCAGAGAAAGTAGCCGACAGGATGAACAATCCTCGCAACTTCGGTGAACTGACCGAAGCTGAAGCTCAAAAGTTGGGGGGGCGACTGGTGATCGCCAACGAAGGAGCCGAATCCTGCGGCGACACTGTACGTCTTTACTGGATCGTTGACGAGAAAACCGATACGATCAAAAAAGCAACTTTTAAATCCTTTGGCTGCGGCACCGCCATTGCTGCTACCGACATGATGGCAGAAATGTGCGTCGGCAAGACGGTTGATGAAGCGGCCAAGATCACAAACCTTGATGTCGAACATGCTCTTCGGGATGAAGAGGACAAAGCCGCAGTTCCACCGCAAAAAATGCATTGTAGCGTCATGGCTTACGAAGTGATCAAACGTGCAACCTCAATCTATCGCAACGTTGACATCTCGACACTCGAAGAAACAGATATTGTGTGCGAATGTGCTCGCGTCAC
This window encodes:
- a CDS encoding NifS family cysteine desulfurase, encoding MERIYLDNNATTIVDPTVRDAMEPFYCHMYGNPNSLHSFGIEVRPYLHQAMDQLYAGIGAHDEDDIVINSCATEGNNTVILGFYFNLLKDTRKKHIVTTQLEHPCIRESCRFLEQHGVKVTYLAPDQDGLITAKMVKEAITDQTALVSVMWANNETGLILPIKEISEVCKERGVYLHTDAVQAIGKIKVNLKDVQVDYLTFSAHKFHGPKGVGGLYIRKGASLPPLLHGGEQMGGRRSGTVDVPGMVAMGKAMELANTHLPFENTEVRRLRDKLEDALLSIDDILVVGKRELRTPNTVYVSIRGVEGEALIWDLNQNGIAASTGSACASESLEASPILTAIGADRELAHTGVRLSLSRFTTEQEIDYTIYAISKAITRLRGLSTSY
- a CDS encoding glutathione S-transferase family protein; protein product: MNNIELFSARVCPFAHRSRLALMEKKLSFSLVDIDLHNKPDWFLKINPIGSVPALRQGDFLLHESLVINEYVNEYCAEPPLLPGTVQKRAEARQWINYANASLVPAFYRLLKAQDEEKQNRSRAEMGRVLETLDNELQRCKDEGPYWNGKQAGLTDIAFYPWFERWPLLEHYRGLKIPDQFHFLRGWIEQMQQREAVQSGGEPAEYYIEQYAAYAAGKK
- a CDS encoding iron-sulfur cluster assembly scaffold protein, producing the protein MAKTDLIGGELWEQYSEKVADRMNNPRNFGELTEAEAQKLGGRLVIANEGAESCGDTVRLYWIVDEKTDTIKKATFKSFGCGTAIAATDMMAEMCVGKTVDEAAKITNLDVEHALRDEEDKAAVPPQKMHCSVMAYEVIKRATSIYRNVDISTLEETDIVCECARVTLQTIEDVIRINDLKTVEEISDYTKAGVFCKSCIQPGGHEKRKYYLVDILARVRAEIESERHPEKALVDDFSKLSVVKQIKAIEAVLDEHVRPALARDGGGVELEDVQSVEDGLVKVSLCYQGACKGCAGSAAGTLTFVEQTLRMKLSDKIRGVVV
- a CDS encoding zinc-dependent alcohol dehydrogenase family protein; its protein translation is MEREPLRLVEIPIPEPAGNEVRIRITACGVCHTELDEIEGRTPPPELPMILGHQAVGLIDKVGRQVNQERIGERVGVAWIYSACGKCRWCRQGLENLCPEFKATGRDANGGYAEYMVVPADFAHSVPANFKDAEAAPLLCAGAIGYRSLNLAKLASGGPLGLTGFGASAHLVLKLVQKKYPDLPIYVFARSHKEQQFALELGANWAGGTESKPPELLESIIDTTPAWLPIMSAMRHLMPGGRLVINAIRKENFDRHLLAEIDYPHDLWLEKEIKSVANVTRQDVSEFLKLAAEIPLHPTYEEFPLDAANIALLELKERKIRGAKVLRIG